One stretch of Streptomyces sp. 135 DNA includes these proteins:
- a CDS encoding DUF6571 family protein, which produces MDVAEVDLGKLGTAVADWKKVVDNLKRLAKSADKGMWAKAETARWKGVNATVSREFIKKTKKEFADAHAQAESTWKLLDDAHTELVEIQRKMQEAVADCSTLGVKVEDTGNGSMRWFFPRNRSENEDRTQQELESAQALSDRISRLLVHAMEIDASVTRALKSTHGNEGNNFGHKTYDSLDDAQQKRANELAELGPNMTDKQLQELNRIMKHNARDPDFSTAFYKELGGPKAALQFYGEMSLDGTEGDDRARLDLTKEFQRNMGLSLASATDPDNKSHLPGNWASEFRKLGNQEIELSRGSVNSPYGYQILGGILRYGDYDPKFLNPIAEHIVQTHHDDRQKFMMNKPLGGGDLNYGFNPSGKNGAGYDPLVGAMEALGHSPEAAKQFFSERTTPTVYNEDGTVNKGESLDYTYFEELTRKDFEWPPDSLEGPGDEARSKAVAFGPDALGHALEAAVTGHAWDAAQPVLHRDETTAEIMNKVVTLYSATSDLQPHDAMRDSLGRMGAAYIDDLNYSIKNFGGSGDELGRDQLFAHSSDGSSRTDFGEKEALNFLAVTAEDEEGYKYLSSAQQIFEASGLSAFERDEDKGLSFAHNSSKVHGIIDEARSQQIRDEFKDLEDQRNLANEQAAEWRKFGVSASVATVVGVGTSLVIGPAAGVAAATAVPLVMETGGEAINTAYGNHTLEYLQDNEYKNDPDALRAVQSHESVAERGAWVPVGNYADFIHLPSADKEDLAREIETSYRSGKQMTEDVKKVQQ; this is translated from the coding sequence ATGGACGTCGCCGAGGTTGACCTCGGAAAACTCGGAACGGCGGTCGCCGATTGGAAGAAGGTGGTCGACAACCTCAAGCGGCTCGCCAAGAGTGCGGATAAAGGAATGTGGGCCAAAGCAGAGACAGCCCGCTGGAAGGGAGTCAACGCGACGGTCAGCCGAGAGTTTATCAAGAAGACGAAAAAGGAGTTCGCCGATGCTCACGCCCAGGCTGAAAGCACTTGGAAGCTCCTCGACGACGCCCATACGGAGCTCGTAGAGATCCAAAGAAAGATGCAGGAAGCTGTCGCGGACTGCTCCACCCTCGGAGTGAAGGTCGAGGACACAGGCAACGGATCCATGCGGTGGTTCTTTCCGCGTAACAGATCCGAGAACGAAGATCGCACCCAGCAGGAGCTCGAGTCTGCTCAAGCACTTTCAGACCGCATCTCAAGGCTTCTCGTCCATGCGATGGAAATCGACGCTTCGGTGACCAGAGCCCTGAAGAGCACCCATGGAAATGAGGGCAACAATTTTGGTCACAAGACGTACGATTCACTTGATGATGCCCAGCAGAAGCGCGCCAACGAACTTGCCGAGCTCGGCCCGAACATGACGGACAAGCAGCTGCAAGAGCTTAACCGAATCATGAAGCACAACGCCAGGGACCCGGATTTCTCCACGGCCTTCTACAAGGAACTCGGTGGCCCGAAGGCTGCCTTGCAGTTCTACGGTGAGATGTCACTTGACGGCACTGAAGGAGATGATCGAGCACGACTGGACCTGACCAAGGAATTTCAACGTAATATGGGACTTTCCTTGGCCTCTGCTACCGATCCGGATAATAAGTCACATCTACCGGGGAACTGGGCGAGCGAGTTCCGGAAGCTGGGGAACCAGGAGATCGAGCTGAGTAGAGGCTCTGTCAACTCGCCCTACGGCTACCAGATCCTCGGCGGGATTCTGCGGTACGGTGATTACGATCCGAAGTTCCTCAATCCCATCGCCGAGCACATCGTTCAGACCCATCATGACGATCGTCAAAAATTTATGATGAACAAGCCTTTGGGCGGCGGCGATTTGAACTACGGTTTTAATCCGTCAGGAAAGAACGGAGCAGGGTACGACCCGCTGGTCGGCGCCATGGAGGCATTGGGACACAGCCCCGAAGCGGCGAAGCAGTTCTTTTCCGAGCGGACGACACCGACCGTTTACAACGAGGACGGAACCGTCAACAAGGGAGAATCCCTTGACTATACATACTTCGAAGAATTGACCAGAAAAGACTTCGAATGGCCTCCCGACAGCCTCGAAGGCCCCGGTGATGAAGCTCGCAGCAAGGCTGTCGCATTCGGCCCGGACGCGCTTGGGCACGCGCTCGAAGCCGCCGTCACGGGGCACGCTTGGGATGCCGCGCAGCCTGTACTCCACCGCGATGAGACCACCGCTGAGATCATGAACAAGGTTGTGACTCTCTACAGCGCAACGTCCGATCTGCAGCCTCACGATGCGATGAGGGACAGCCTCGGGCGCATGGGCGCGGCCTATATCGACGATCTGAATTACTCGATCAAGAACTTCGGCGGGTCGGGAGACGAGCTCGGGCGCGATCAACTGTTCGCTCATAGCAGCGACGGATCATCGAGGACGGACTTCGGCGAGAAGGAAGCGCTTAATTTCCTGGCCGTGACGGCAGAGGACGAAGAAGGATACAAGTACCTCTCTTCTGCACAGCAGATTTTTGAGGCGAGCGGACTCTCCGCATTTGAGCGGGACGAAGACAAGGGTCTTTCCTTCGCCCACAACTCGTCTAAAGTCCATGGGATTATCGATGAGGCCCGCTCCCAGCAGATCCGTGACGAGTTCAAGGATTTGGAAGACCAGCGCAACCTGGCTAACGAGCAGGCAGCCGAGTGGCGCAAGTTCGGCGTGAGTGCCAGCGTTGCCACGGTGGTAGGCGTGGGAACCTCGCTGGTCATCGGGCCCGCTGCAGGTGTTGCCGCAGCCACCGCTGTACCACTCGTGATGGAGACAGGAGGTGAAGCGATCAATACCGCATATGGCAATCACACGCTCGAATATTTGCAGGACAACGAGTACAAGAACGATCCCGATGCCCTCCGGGCCGTCCAAAGTCACGAATCGGTCGCCGAACGCGGAGCGTGGGTCCCCGTGGGGAATTACGCGGATTTCATCCACCTGCCATCGGCGGACAAGGAAGACCTGGCGAGGGAGATCGAAACGTCGTACCGGTCGGGCAAGCAGATGACCGAAGACGTGAAAAAGGTGCAGCAGTGA
- a CDS encoding S8 family serine peptidase, whose product MVGALVLLSFGPAPSAVADGVQSKQWYLDAMSADELWKVSTGKGIKVAVVDTGVWESPSLQGRVQPGKDVTGMRGDALDDYDSHGTTMAELIAGSGRGGGLKGLAPGAEVISVRASLGKRFEKKESDSAEAIRAAADSDAQIISMSFGGDFMYPAAKAAVRYAASKGKLMFASVGNEAEKKDSIDYPAAYPGVTGVSAADKSGKVAKFSEFGVHVDLAAPGLDIPRWCDATFRSYCDEGGGGTSSATAIASASAALVWSKHPDWTANQVLRVLIDTAGRDWPKDEPSDYLGYGLIRPARNVVKGEGKPGPADIDPITNKKTPVAGSAADGAAPSASASAPAASSQPPRKDASDDEPAAAVKSSDDGSGRLWLALGGIAAVTVIAAGAFAAVRSRRRA is encoded by the coding sequence GTGGTTGGTGCGCTGGTGCTCCTGTCCTTCGGGCCGGCTCCCAGTGCGGTGGCCGATGGCGTTCAGTCGAAGCAGTGGTACTTGGACGCGATGAGCGCGGACGAGCTGTGGAAGGTCAGCACTGGCAAGGGCATCAAGGTCGCGGTTGTCGATACCGGAGTCTGGGAGTCACCTTCCCTCCAAGGCCGCGTTCAGCCGGGCAAAGACGTGACCGGGATGCGTGGTGACGCACTGGACGACTACGACAGCCACGGAACCACCATGGCGGAACTCATCGCGGGGTCTGGGCGAGGAGGAGGGCTGAAGGGGTTGGCTCCTGGGGCCGAAGTGATCTCCGTTCGCGCCAGTCTGGGGAAGCGATTCGAGAAGAAGGAGAGTGACTCCGCCGAAGCGATCCGAGCTGCCGCAGATAGCGACGCCCAGATCATCAGCATGTCCTTCGGCGGAGACTTCATGTACCCCGCCGCTAAGGCGGCAGTGCGGTATGCCGCCTCCAAGGGGAAGCTCATGTTCGCCAGCGTGGGGAACGAGGCGGAGAAGAAGGACTCCATCGACTATCCCGCTGCGTATCCCGGAGTCACCGGCGTCTCCGCGGCCGATAAGTCGGGCAAAGTGGCGAAGTTCTCCGAGTTCGGCGTCCACGTTGATCTTGCTGCCCCCGGCCTCGACATCCCCCGCTGGTGCGACGCCACCTTCCGCTCCTACTGCGACGAAGGCGGTGGCGGCACCAGCTCCGCCACCGCCATCGCCTCCGCCTCCGCCGCCCTCGTCTGGTCCAAGCATCCCGACTGGACCGCCAACCAGGTCCTCCGCGTCCTCATCGATACCGCGGGTCGCGACTGGCCCAAGGACGAGCCCAGCGACTATCTCGGCTACGGGCTGATCCGGCCCGCCCGCAATGTCGTGAAGGGCGAGGGCAAGCCTGGCCCTGCGGACATCGACCCGATCACGAACAAGAAGACACCGGTCGCCGGCTCCGCCGCCGACGGTGCCGCTCCGTCCGCCTCGGCCTCCGCTCCCGCCGCGTCTTCGCAGCCCCCGCGGAAGGACGCTTCGGACGACGAGCCGGCCGCGGCGGTGAAGTCCTCCGACGACGGCAGCGGTCGGCTGTGGCTGGCACTCGGCGGTATCGCCGCAGTCACCGTGATCGCCGCCGGCGCCTTCGCGGCGGTGCGATCCCGTCGCCGGGCCTGA
- a CDS encoding WXG100 family type VII secretion target codes for MSDGQKLNNQQVALLKKEIVGKYDSVQKQLKRLQGTLDTMEGNWRGIGAHAFDKKQTEINEHMRAIGNLLVDFLEGISGNEKLVDGLEDQVQSTMNSIDVQYGGKHSAISSY; via the coding sequence GTGTCTGACGGCCAGAAGTTGAACAACCAGCAAGTGGCGCTTCTGAAGAAGGAGATCGTCGGCAAGTACGACTCCGTGCAGAAGCAGCTCAAGCGCCTCCAGGGCACCCTCGACACGATGGAGGGCAACTGGCGCGGCATCGGCGCGCACGCCTTCGACAAGAAGCAGACCGAGATCAACGAGCACATGCGGGCGATCGGCAACCTCCTGGTCGACTTCCTCGAAGGCATCAGCGGCAACGAAAAGCTCGTGGACGGCCTTGAGGACCAGGTTCAGTCGACGATGAACAGCATCGACGTCCAGTACGGCGGCAAGCACTCGGCCATCAGCAGCTACTGA
- a CDS encoding WXG100 family type VII secretion target gives MANVHLDELAVKYGGLDAITTELGIQAKQLEADLADIKRAVAKVAEGWEGEAHTAYTVKQKEWDKHVEAIHRALVEIGQKVGQAGGDYRGGDLKGASYFQ, from the coding sequence ATGGCAAACGTGCATCTCGACGAACTCGCCGTCAAATACGGCGGCCTCGACGCCATCACCACCGAACTCGGCATCCAGGCCAAGCAACTCGAAGCCGACCTCGCGGACATCAAGCGCGCCGTGGCCAAGGTGGCGGAGGGCTGGGAGGGCGAAGCGCACACGGCGTACACCGTCAAACAGAAGGAATGGGACAAGCACGTCGAGGCCATCCACCGGGCCCTGGTGGAGATCGGCCAGAAAGTCGGCCAGGCCGGCGGCGACTACCGCGGCGGGGACCTCAAGGGCGCCAGTTACTTCCAGTGA
- a CDS encoding DUF397 domain-containing protein, producing MTDAPDNEAQTKARKEREKEELYALDISGVEWRSAPGTEQHEERVEIADLPGGAVAMRSSLEPETVLRYTEAEWRAFVLGARDGEFDLEPSSRNGGLPAE from the coding sequence ATGACCGACGCCCCCGACAACGAGGCGCAGACCAAGGCCCGCAAGGAACGCGAGAAGGAGGAGCTCTACGCCCTCGACATCTCCGGCGTCGAGTGGCGCAGCGCTCCTGGCACCGAGCAGCACGAGGAGCGGGTCGAGATCGCGGATCTGCCGGGGGGCGCGGTGGCGATGCGGTCGTCCCTGGAGCCGGAGACCGTGCTGCGGTACACGGAGGCGGAGTGGCGGGCGTTCGTGCTGGGGGCTCGGGACGGGGAGTTCGACCTGGAGCCCTCTTCGCGTAATGGCGGGCTCCCCGCGGAGTGA
- the eccCa gene encoding type VII secretion protein EccCa, producing MSHIVVKRPPRALPSAVPGEEVVLQPPPELPRDQQEGAMMQLLPMLGMGGSVVFFFMPNSHPFMKIMGMVMVASTVAMSVAMLIRYRRGSQGQLADLRRDYLRYLRQTRRAAQETARAQRDAQYYLHPSPEQLWALVAEGSRVWERRVGDGDFGQVRVGLGPQELATPLVPPQTAPVDELEPLTAGAMQRFLAAHSTLDDLPMAVSLRAFYHVTISGDPETARGTARALTASLASLHSPQDLVIAVGAGRSAAPFWEWTKWLPHSQMPGAADGAGSRRLITGDPTGLESMLAARLQGRPRFHPEGGPLPDEPHIVVVLDGLSLPPLSVLTSPEGLQGVTVVEVVPGELAEGRGGLSLAVRPGTMRIESGHGLVYEGTPDVLSYEGAEALARQLAPLRVPSGGDESEPLLADLEFTDLLNLGDAESVDTSRTWRPRTQAERLRVPIGVGEDGRPVMLDLKEAAQEGMGPHGLCVGATGSGKSELLRTLVLGLAVTHSSETLNFVLADFKGGATFAGMAQMPHVAAVITNLADDLTLVDRMGDSIRGELNRRQELLRDAGNYANIHDYEKARVAGAPLQSIPSLVLVIDEFSELLTAKPDFIDMFVQIGRIGRSLGVHLLLASQRLEEGRLRGLETYLSYRVGLRTFSAAESRAALGVPDAYHLPNVPGSGYLKFGTDEMVRFKAAYVSGVYRSGSAQAAALGGPRPVDRRPVLFTAAEVPVRYAAPPVPAPGPAPNPGTPGASDTSDTSDTDDALADTVLDVIVRRLEAQGPAAHQVWLPPLESPPPLDALLTGLTAVEGRGLTQPGYAGAGRLVVPLGLVDKPYEQRREPLWCDFSGAAGHMQIIGGPQSGKSTLLRSLMAAFALTHTPYEVQLYGLDFGGGGMASVTGLPHVGGVASRLDPERVRRTLAEVYGVLSRREEYFRTAGIASIADFRARRARGEISVTDQPWGDVFLVIDGWGNFRSEYEALEPAVLDIAARGLGYGVHLILTASRSMEVRANLKDHLMNRLELRLGDSMDSEFDRKVAANVPAGVPGRGQTPQKQHFMAAVPRIDGLSSDTDLADATAALTAEVSRHWTEPGAPAVRLLPRELPAEQLPPGHVFPDRGVSFALDENNLEPVFVDFEQDPFFLVFGESESGKSNLLRLLIKRLTERYGGDVCKLFVVDNRRSLLDAAPASHLAEYIPMSNAMDHHMAALADLIQRRTPTADVTARQLRERSWWQGPTVYVIVDDYDLVSTSSGNPLGVLTELLPFARDVGVRFIIARSTAGAGRAAYEPFMQRMKELGAQGVILAGDPDEGDILGGVRPRPMPAGRGIFVSRRRGKPMVQTGLVAGEY from the coding sequence GTGAGCCACATCGTCGTCAAGCGCCCACCTCGGGCCCTGCCCTCGGCAGTGCCCGGCGAAGAAGTGGTGTTGCAACCTCCGCCCGAGCTTCCGCGGGACCAGCAGGAGGGCGCGATGATGCAGCTGCTGCCCATGCTCGGCATGGGTGGCTCAGTGGTCTTCTTCTTCATGCCCAATTCGCATCCGTTCATGAAGATCATGGGCATGGTCATGGTCGCCTCCACGGTGGCCATGTCGGTGGCCATGCTCATCCGCTACCGCCGCGGCAGCCAGGGGCAGCTGGCGGACCTGCGGCGCGACTACCTGCGGTACCTGCGACAGACGCGGCGCGCGGCGCAGGAGACCGCGCGGGCCCAGCGCGACGCGCAGTACTACCTCCACCCCTCACCCGAGCAGCTCTGGGCGCTGGTCGCCGAGGGGAGCCGGGTCTGGGAACGCCGCGTCGGCGACGGGGACTTCGGGCAGGTGCGCGTCGGTCTCGGCCCGCAGGAGCTCGCCACTCCCCTCGTCCCGCCGCAGACCGCTCCGGTGGACGAGCTGGAGCCGCTCACCGCGGGCGCGATGCAGCGCTTCCTCGCCGCGCACAGCACGCTCGACGATCTGCCGATGGCCGTCTCGCTGCGTGCCTTCTACCACGTGACGATCAGCGGGGATCCGGAGACGGCGCGCGGCACGGCCCGTGCGCTCACCGCGTCGCTCGCCTCGCTGCACTCCCCGCAGGACCTGGTGATCGCCGTCGGGGCGGGCCGGTCCGCGGCGCCGTTCTGGGAGTGGACCAAGTGGCTGCCGCACAGCCAGATGCCGGGTGCCGCGGACGGAGCGGGCAGCCGCCGCCTGATCACCGGTGACCCGACGGGGCTGGAGTCCATGCTCGCCGCCCGGCTCCAGGGGCGGCCGCGCTTCCACCCGGAGGGCGGTCCGCTGCCGGACGAGCCGCACATCGTCGTCGTACTCGACGGCCTGTCGCTGCCTCCGCTGTCGGTGCTGACCTCGCCCGAGGGGCTGCAGGGCGTGACGGTCGTGGAGGTGGTCCCGGGAGAACTGGCCGAGGGGCGCGGAGGGCTGTCGCTCGCGGTACGTCCGGGGACGATGCGGATCGAATCGGGCCACGGCCTGGTGTACGAGGGGACGCCCGACGTCCTGTCCTACGAAGGGGCCGAGGCGCTGGCCCGCCAACTCGCTCCGCTGCGCGTCCCCTCCGGCGGCGACGAGTCCGAACCCCTGCTGGCCGACCTGGAGTTCACGGACCTGCTGAACCTGGGCGACGCCGAGTCGGTGGACACCAGCAGGACGTGGCGCCCGCGCACCCAGGCGGAACGGCTGCGTGTCCCGATCGGTGTCGGCGAGGACGGCCGTCCCGTGATGCTCGACCTCAAGGAGGCCGCGCAGGAGGGCATGGGCCCACACGGCCTGTGCGTCGGCGCCACCGGCTCCGGGAAGTCGGAGCTGCTGCGCACCCTGGTCCTCGGCCTCGCCGTGACGCACTCCTCCGAGACCCTGAACTTCGTACTCGCCGACTTCAAGGGCGGCGCCACCTTCGCCGGCATGGCGCAGATGCCGCACGTCGCCGCGGTCATCACCAACCTGGCGGACGACCTGACGCTGGTCGACCGCATGGGGGACTCCATCCGCGGCGAGCTCAACCGACGTCAGGAGCTGCTGCGGGACGCGGGCAACTACGCGAACATCCACGACTACGAGAAGGCGCGGGTGGCGGGCGCCCCGCTCCAGTCGATCCCGTCCCTCGTCCTGGTGATCGACGAGTTCAGCGAACTCCTCACCGCCAAGCCGGACTTCATCGACATGTTCGTGCAGATCGGCCGCATCGGCCGCTCCCTCGGCGTGCACCTGCTGCTTGCCTCGCAGCGCCTGGAGGAGGGACGGCTGCGAGGGCTGGAGACGTACCTCTCGTACCGCGTCGGGCTGCGCACCTTCTCCGCCGCCGAGTCGCGCGCCGCGCTCGGGGTGCCGGACGCCTACCACCTGCCGAACGTTCCCGGCTCCGGCTATCTCAAGTTCGGCACGGACGAGATGGTGCGGTTCAAGGCGGCGTACGTCTCCGGGGTGTACCGCTCCGGGTCGGCGCAGGCCGCGGCCCTCGGCGGCCCGCGTCCTGTGGACCGCCGCCCGGTGCTGTTCACGGCGGCCGAGGTACCGGTGCGGTACGCGGCCCCGCCGGTCCCCGCACCGGGTCCCGCGCCGAACCCCGGCACGCCCGGCGCCTCCGACACCTCCGACACCTCCGACACCGATGACGCGCTCGCCGACACCGTGCTGGACGTCATCGTGCGCCGCCTGGAGGCCCAGGGCCCCGCCGCCCACCAGGTGTGGCTGCCGCCGCTGGAGAGCCCGCCGCCCCTGGACGCGCTGCTCACGGGGCTCACCGCCGTCGAGGGGCGCGGACTCACCCAGCCCGGCTACGCGGGAGCGGGACGCCTCGTCGTACCGCTGGGCCTGGTCGACAAGCCGTACGAGCAGCGCCGCGAACCCCTGTGGTGTGACTTCTCCGGCGCGGCGGGCCACATGCAGATCATCGGCGGCCCCCAGTCCGGCAAGTCGACCCTGCTGCGCTCCCTGATGGCGGCTTTCGCCCTCACTCACACGCCGTACGAAGTCCAGCTGTACGGTCTCGACTTCGGCGGCGGAGGAATGGCGTCCGTCACCGGGCTCCCCCACGTCGGCGGGGTCGCCTCGCGCCTCGACCCCGAGCGGGTGCGGCGCACGCTCGCCGAGGTGTACGGCGTACTGAGCCGACGCGAGGAGTACTTCCGCACGGCGGGCATCGCGTCGATCGCCGACTTCCGGGCCCGCCGGGCGCGCGGCGAGATCTCGGTGACGGACCAGCCGTGGGGCGATGTCTTCCTGGTCATCGACGGGTGGGGCAACTTCCGTTCCGAGTACGAGGCTCTGGAGCCCGCCGTCCTCGACATCGCGGCCCGCGGCCTCGGCTACGGCGTCCACCTGATCCTCACCGCGTCACGCTCCATGGAGGTCCGGGCCAATCTGAAGGACCACCTGATGAACCGGCTCGAACTGCGGCTCGGCGACTCCATGGACTCCGAGTTCGACCGCAAGGTCGCGGCCAACGTCCCCGCCGGTGTCCCCGGCCGGGGCCAGACGCCGCAGAAGCAGCACTTCATGGCAGCCGTGCCCCGCATCGACGGGCTCTCCTCCGACACGGACCTGGCCGACGCGACGGCCGCGCTCACCGCCGAGGTCTCCCGCCACTGGACGGAGCCGGGCGCGCCCGCGGTCCGCCTGCTGCCGCGCGAACTCCCGGCCGAGCAGCTGCCCCCGGGCCACGTCTTCCCCGACCGGGGCGTCTCCTTCGCCCTCGACGAGAACAACCTCGAACCGGTCTTCGTGGACTTCGAGCAGGACCCGTTCTTCCTCGTCTTCGGCGAGAGCGAGTCCGGCAAGTCGAACCTGCTCAGGCTGCTCATCAAGCGCCTGACGGAGCGCTACGGCGGTGACGTCTGCAAGCTCTTCGTGGTGGACAACCGCCGCTCCCTCCTCGACGCCGCCCCGGCCTCCCACCTGGCCGAGTACATCCCCATGTCCAACGCCATGGATCACCACATGGCCGCGCTGGCCGACCTGATCCAGCGGCGTACCCCGACGGCGGACGTCACGGCGCGGCAGCTCCGCGAGCGCAGTTGGTGGCAGGGCCCGACGGTGTACGTGATCGTCGACGACTACGACCTGGTGTCCACCTCCAGCGGCAACCCGCTGGGCGTCCTCACCGAGCTGCTCCCCTTCGCCCGGGACGTGGGCGTCCGCTTCATCATCGCCCGCTCGACGGCGGGCGCGGGGCGGGCGGCGTACGAGCCGTTCATGCAGCGGATGAAGGAACTGGGCGCACAGGGAGTAATCCTTGCGGGCGACCCGGACGAGGGCGACATCCTCGGCGGCGTACGACCGCGGCCGATGCCGGCCGGGCGAGGGATCTTCGTCTCCCGCAGGCGCGGGAAGCCGATGGTGCAGACGGGGTTGGTGGCCGGGGAGTACTGA
- the eccD gene encoding type VII secretion integral membrane protein EccD, translating into MSMTASATAGGAARPSPGTASGTSAGFGFCRVTIVAPDSRIDVSLPDDVPVADLYPEILRLSRQGPAEGAPVGYHLVRRDGLVLDSGRSFAAQRILEGELLTLRPFSESLPPAVFDDVSEAVASAVTRDRMLWNGDLTRGAGLTGTTALSALLAFVAWTADPRHDMHGLPGILAAVAGILLLTLSAVRARVYDDRAASVALGLGALPNLAVAGSGLLALGEGQGIGRLQALLACAAVLVAATVLTLVSPRGDGPFVACLFASAVGLLATFLAALWRLSPVETAAMCAPPAVGALAFLPGLSMRFARLPIGFEPPHGSRSAYGAEPAPQEPVDAERIAAQARRGHELLVGLVGGCALLAIGSAAVLGFSDDVWAQLLALATGVAMLMRAHLFRYTAQVGSALAAGLASLVLLGVGLCLDPPQDLVRDALAGDSAALDLRTVWLVAAIAVAVALVTALGLITSRTGVTPFWGRFLEIAEAFVLLTLVPLALAVFDVYARARSLTS; encoded by the coding sequence GTGAGCATGACGGCGTCCGCGACGGCCGGCGGAGCAGCGCGGCCCAGTCCCGGCACCGCTTCGGGGACCAGCGCGGGATTCGGCTTCTGCCGGGTCACCATCGTCGCGCCGGACAGCCGGATCGACGTGTCCCTGCCCGACGACGTCCCCGTCGCCGACCTCTACCCGGAGATCCTGCGACTGTCCCGGCAAGGCCCCGCCGAGGGCGCACCGGTCGGCTACCACCTCGTACGCCGTGACGGCCTGGTCCTCGACAGCGGCCGCTCCTTCGCCGCGCAGCGCATCCTCGAAGGCGAGCTGCTCACCCTGCGGCCCTTCTCGGAGTCGCTCCCGCCGGCCGTGTTCGACGACGTGTCCGAAGCGGTCGCGTCCGCGGTGACCCGCGACCGCATGCTGTGGAACGGCGACCTGACGCGCGGCGCAGGCCTCACCGGCACCACGGCGCTCTCGGCCCTCCTGGCCTTCGTGGCCTGGACGGCCGACCCGCGCCACGACATGCACGGCCTCCCCGGCATCCTGGCCGCCGTCGCCGGAATCCTTCTCCTCACCCTCTCCGCCGTGCGGGCACGTGTCTACGACGACCGCGCCGCGTCGGTGGCCCTGGGCCTCGGCGCGCTGCCGAACCTCGCCGTGGCGGGGTCGGGGCTGCTTGCGCTGGGCGAGGGGCAAGGCATCGGCCGGCTCCAGGCCCTGCTCGCCTGCGCCGCTGTGCTCGTCGCCGCGACGGTCCTCACCCTGGTGTCGCCGCGCGGGGACGGCCCGTTCGTCGCCTGCCTCTTCGCCTCGGCCGTGGGCCTGCTCGCGACGTTCCTCGCGGCGCTGTGGCGGCTGTCCCCCGTCGAGACAGCCGCCATGTGCGCCCCGCCGGCCGTGGGAGCCCTTGCCTTCCTGCCGGGACTGTCCATGCGGTTCGCCCGCCTCCCCATCGGGTTCGAGCCGCCGCACGGCAGCCGGAGCGCGTACGGTGCGGAGCCCGCCCCGCAGGAACCCGTCGACGCCGAGCGCATCGCCGCCCAGGCACGCCGCGGGCACGAGCTGCTCGTCGGTCTCGTCGGCGGTTGCGCCCTGCTGGCCATCGGTTCGGCAGCCGTCCTCGGCTTCTCCGATGACGTGTGGGCGCAGCTCCTGGCCCTCGCCACCGGCGTCGCGATGCTGATGCGGGCCCACCTCTTCCGCTACACCGCGCAGGTCGGCTCCGCCCTGGCCGCCGGCCTCGCGTCCCTGGTCCTGCTCGGCGTCGGCCTCTGCCTCGACCCTCCGCAGGACCTCGTGCGCGACGCCCTGGCGGGCGACTCGGCCGCGCTCGACCTGCGCACCGTCTGGCTCGTCGCGGCCATCGCGGTGGCGGTGGCGCTGGTCACGGCTCTCGGACTGATCACTTCGCGCACCGGTGTGACGCCTTTCTGGGGCCGCTTCCTGGAGATCGCCGAGGCCTTCGTCCTGCTGACCCTGGTGCCGCTGGCCCTCGCGGTCTTCGACGTGTACGCCAGGGCCAGATCGCTGACGAGCTGA
- the rpsO gene encoding 30S ribosomal protein S15, whose translation MSLDAATKKQIMTEFGQKEGDTGSPEVQVALLSRRISDLTEHLKTHKHDHHSRRGLLILVGQRRRLLQYLAKKDIQRFRALVDRLGIRRGAAGAK comes from the coding sequence GTGTCGCTCGACGCCGCTACGAAGAAGCAGATCATGACCGAGTTCGGCCAGAAGGAGGGCGACACCGGTTCCCCCGAGGTTCAGGTCGCGCTGCTCTCTCGCCGTATCTCGGACCTGACCGAGCACCTCAAGACGCACAAGCACGACCACCACTCCCGTCGTGGTCTGCTGATCCTGGTCGGCCAGCGTCGCCGCCTTCTCCAGTACCTGGCCAAGAAGGACATCCAGCGCTTCCGTGCCCTGGTCGACCGCCTCGGCATCCGTCGCGGTGCGGCGGGCGCCAAGTAA